The Mycolicibacterium hassiacum DSM 44199 genome includes a window with the following:
- a CDS encoding thioesterase domain-containing protein, translated as MCNIEVPDQDEPLTVEQAEALLREHAAVEFRRYTYLRDLIVGNINTNRGLYRDYQPEIYDGDMVVFTAVGETETGPSATESWRPYVTGDIAEYRVDCIHADMLTVESVAKYGEQLRRILRGD; from the coding sequence ATGTGCAACATCGAGGTGCCGGACCAGGACGAGCCACTGACGGTCGAACAGGCCGAAGCCCTGCTGCGCGAACACGCGGCGGTGGAGTTCCGCCGCTACACCTATCTGCGCGACCTGATCGTCGGCAACATCAACACCAACAGGGGGCTCTACCGCGACTACCAGCCGGAGATCTACGACGGCGACATGGTCGTCTTCACCGCGGTGGGCGAGACCGAGACCGGCCCGTCGGCGACCGAGAGTTGGCGCCCGTACGTCACCGGCGACATCGCCGAGTACCGGGTCGACTGCATCCACGCCGATATGCTCACCGTTGAATCCGTCGCCAAGTACGGTGAGCAGTTGCGCCGGATCCTGCGCGGCGACTGA
- a CDS encoding acyl-CoA dehydrogenase family protein — MGRDVITTADHLRNALDGRWRDVKNATREQLSTEVFKPHYTPNTVIARTKVAEQLRIMAAQGAAEDGFRKEHGGNGDVGAAITRIEMLAMSDLSLMVKAGVQWGLFGGAIENLGTERHHQAYVRQIIDLDLLGCFAMTETGHGSDVQSIETTATYDPATREFVIDSPTATSRKDYICGAAETARVAAVFAQLITPDGQNHGVHCFLVPIRDEQGNDLPGVTTGDCAYKGGLPGVDNGRIQFDHVRVPRENLLNRYGDVDEAGNYSSPIESTGRRFFTMLGTLVRGRVTVGGAAAAAARVALDIATRYALQRRQFDRPDGGEVLIMDYLVHQRRLLPLIAESYALQFAQNELVAKCHDLQTVEEPDPEEQRELEARAAGLKAIATWHATRAIQEAREACGGAGYLAENRLIALRGDTDVFTTFEGDNHVLLQLVAKQLLTEYADDIKGMSPVEWVRFAANYAGERVLKRTAAETIIQTILDTRQDNEEEGSLFNRGTQVKMFEDREEYMISTLARRLQGKSKEMDEFDAFNAVQDHVLHAARAHIERVVLEAFVAGIEACEDEEARRILSMVCDLYALSVFERDRAWYMEHRFLSTERAKAVTRGINERCRNLRPYAELLVDGFGIPEQLRYAEMLHPENIVDT; from the coding sequence ATGGGTCGAGACGTCATCACCACCGCCGATCATCTGCGCAATGCGCTCGACGGGCGCTGGCGCGATGTGAAGAACGCGACGCGCGAACAGCTGTCCACCGAGGTCTTCAAACCGCACTACACCCCGAACACCGTGATCGCCCGCACCAAGGTGGCCGAGCAGCTGCGGATCATGGCCGCCCAGGGCGCCGCCGAGGACGGCTTCCGCAAGGAGCACGGCGGCAACGGCGACGTCGGCGCCGCGATAACCCGCATCGAGATGCTGGCCATGAGCGATCTGTCGCTGATGGTCAAGGCCGGTGTGCAGTGGGGTCTGTTCGGTGGGGCGATCGAGAACCTGGGTACCGAACGTCACCATCAGGCCTATGTGCGGCAGATCATCGACCTCGATCTGCTCGGCTGTTTCGCGATGACCGAGACCGGGCACGGCAGCGATGTCCAGTCGATCGAGACCACCGCGACCTACGATCCGGCCACCCGCGAATTCGTCATCGACTCCCCCACCGCCACGTCGCGCAAGGACTACATCTGCGGGGCAGCCGAAACCGCGCGGGTGGCAGCGGTTTTCGCGCAGTTGATCACCCCGGACGGGCAGAACCACGGGGTGCACTGCTTTCTGGTGCCGATCCGCGACGAGCAGGGCAACGACCTGCCGGGGGTGACCACCGGCGACTGCGCGTACAAGGGCGGCCTGCCCGGGGTCGACAACGGCCGGATCCAGTTCGATCACGTCCGGGTCCCGCGGGAGAACCTGCTCAACCGGTACGGCGACGTCGACGAGGCGGGCAACTACTCGTCGCCGATCGAGAGCACGGGACGGCGGTTCTTCACCATGCTCGGCACCCTGGTGCGCGGCCGGGTCACGGTCGGCGGGGCCGCGGCGGCCGCGGCCCGGGTGGCGCTGGACATCGCGACGCGGTATGCGTTGCAGCGCCGTCAGTTCGACCGCCCGGACGGCGGCGAGGTGCTGATCATGGACTATCTGGTGCACCAGCGCCGGCTGCTGCCGTTGATCGCCGAGTCGTATGCGCTGCAGTTCGCACAGAACGAGCTGGTGGCCAAATGCCACGATCTGCAGACCGTCGAGGAACCCGATCCGGAGGAGCAACGCGAGCTGGAGGCGCGTGCGGCCGGGCTGAAGGCGATCGCCACCTGGCATGCGACCCGCGCGATCCAGGAGGCCCGCGAGGCCTGCGGCGGCGCCGGGTATCTGGCCGAGAACCGGCTCATCGCGCTGCGCGGCGACACCGATGTGTTCACCACGTTCGAGGGCGACAATCACGTGCTGCTGCAGCTCGTCGCCAAACAGCTGCTCACCGAGTACGCCGACGACATCAAGGGGATGAGCCCGGTCGAGTGGGTGCGGTTCGCGGCCAACTACGCCGGGGAGCGGGTGCTCAAACGCACCGCGGCGGAGACGATCATCCAGACCATCCTCGACACCCGCCAGGACAACGAGGAGGAGGGCAGCCTGTTCAACCGCGGCACTCAGGTCAAGATGTTCGAGGACCGCGAGGAGTACATGATCTCCACGCTGGCGCGGCGGCTGCAGGGCAAGTCCAAGGAGATGGACGAGTTCGACGCGTTCAACGCGGTGCAGGACCATGTGTTGCACGCCGCCCGGGCGCACATCGAACGGGTCGTTCTCGAGGCGTTCGTCGCGGGGATCGAGGCGTGCGAGGACGAGGAGGCCCGGCGCATTCTGAGCATGGTGTGCGATCTGTACGCGTTGTCGGTGTTCGAGCGGGACCGCGCCTGGTACATGGAGCACCGGTTCCTGTCCACCGAGCGCGCGAAGGCCGTCACCCGCGGGATCAACGAACGCTGCCGCAATCTGCGGCCCTACGCGGAGTTGCTGGTGGACGGGTTCGGTATCCCCGAACAGCTGCGCTACGCCGAGATGCTGCACCCGGAGAACATCGTCGACACCTGA
- a CDS encoding VIT1/CCC1 transporter family protein produces the protein MAFNRLVVDEKVKAPTGVPHVSSHRHADVSGGWLRAATFGAMDGLVSNTALIAGVAAAASAHVVMISGIAGMLSGAFSMALGEYTSVTTANEQIESEERVERRAFRIHPKAEQAELVSMLETMGMTRETAEKAAAEVHQDVDRAVNFHLVQELGIDPTEKPSPLVAAGSSFVMFAIGAVIPLIPYLLGFESLWPGLACGGLGLLIAGGVAARFTKKRVWVAALRQLALGSVAIAATYFVGSLVDMLLGNGSAG, from the coding sequence GTGGCGTTCAATCGTCTGGTGGTCGATGAGAAGGTGAAGGCGCCGACCGGGGTACCGCACGTCAGCTCCCACCGGCACGCCGATGTCTCCGGTGGGTGGCTGCGGGCGGCGACGTTCGGTGCGATGGACGGCCTGGTCAGCAACACCGCGCTGATCGCCGGTGTGGCGGCCGCCGCCAGCGCTCACGTGGTGATGATCAGCGGCATCGCCGGCATGCTGTCCGGCGCGTTCTCGATGGCGCTCGGCGAGTACACCTCGGTCACCACCGCCAACGAGCAGATCGAATCGGAGGAACGGGTCGAGCGGCGGGCCTTCCGCATCCACCCGAAGGCCGAGCAGGCCGAACTGGTGAGCATGTTGGAGACCATGGGGATGACGCGCGAGACCGCAGAGAAGGCGGCCGCCGAGGTGCACCAGGATGTGGACCGCGCGGTGAACTTCCACCTGGTGCAGGAACTCGGCATCGACCCCACCGAGAAACCCTCGCCGTTGGTGGCCGCCGGCTCGTCGTTCGTGATGTTCGCGATCGGTGCCGTGATCCCGCTGATCCCGTATCTGCTCGGGTTCGAGTCACTGTGGCCGGGCCTGGCCTGCGGCGGGCTCGGCCTGCTCATCGCCGGCGGGGTGGCGGCCCGCTTCACCAAGAAGCGGGTGTGGGTCGCCGCGCTGCGGCAGCTCGCGCTCGGCTCCGTGGCCATCGCGGCGACCTACTTCGTCGGCTCCCTGGTCGACATGCTGCTCGGCAACGGGTCCGCCGGGTAG
- a CDS encoding LLM class flavin-dependent oxidoreductase: protein MRWGLPWPGAESAAQAEAAGAAAFCSGEFADLNGYITCAEMASTKSAAIGPGIVYAFARSPFVHASSVRHLDKLAPGRVFLGLGAGTPRMNRDWFGVDAGRPARRMAELVEVIRAFLHAENGERIEYSGEFYSIRADILAPVLGRLEVPILIGAFNRRMLHTVGATADGVLGHGLFTDRWWTEVVDPALAAGAAERGRDPQSLKRWGWVITAIDDADPQRAIREAKLQVAFYLTVRTYDSLVELHGWQDQVAAIRETFRSKRPDRIAEHVTDEMLWACAVCGDSAQAAEMLAGRTRLPETGFLAPPSFLVGNRRRAEYHAAAIRFAADRLG, encoded by the coding sequence GTGAGATGGGGATTGCCATGGCCGGGCGCCGAGTCGGCGGCACAGGCGGAGGCCGCCGGCGCCGCCGCGTTCTGCTCCGGTGAGTTCGCCGACCTCAACGGCTACATCACCTGCGCGGAGATGGCCTCGACGAAATCCGCGGCGATCGGGCCGGGCATCGTCTACGCGTTCGCCCGGTCGCCGTTCGTGCACGCGTCGTCGGTGCGCCACCTCGACAAGCTCGCGCCCGGCCGGGTGTTCCTCGGGCTCGGCGCCGGCACCCCGCGGATGAACCGGGACTGGTTCGGGGTGGACGCCGGCCGGCCCGCGCGGCGGATGGCCGAACTGGTGGAGGTGATCCGGGCGTTCCTGCACGCCGAGAACGGCGAGCGCATCGAGTACTCCGGCGAGTTCTACTCGATCAGGGCCGATATCCTCGCCCCGGTGCTGGGCCGGCTCGAGGTGCCGATCCTGATCGGGGCGTTCAACCGGCGGATGTTGCACACCGTGGGTGCGACGGCCGACGGGGTGCTCGGGCACGGGCTGTTCACCGACCGGTGGTGGACCGAGGTGGTGGATCCGGCACTGGCGGCCGGCGCGGCGGAGCGGGGCCGCGACCCGCAGTCGCTGAAGCGGTGGGGCTGGGTGATCACCGCGATCGACGACGCCGATCCGCAGCGCGCGATTCGCGAGGCCAAGCTGCAGGTGGCGTTCTACCTCACCGTGCGCACCTACGATTCGCTGGTCGAGTTGCACGGCTGGCAGGATCAGGTCGCCGCGATCCGGGAGACGTTCCGCAGCAAGCGTCCGGACCGCATCGCCGAACACGTCACCGACGAGATGCTGTGGGCGTGTGCGGTGTGCGGCGATTCGGCCCAGGCCGCAGAGATGCTGGCCGGCCGCACCCGGCTGCCCGAGACCGGGTTCCTGGCCCCGCCGAGCTTTCTGGTGGGCAACCGGCGGCGGGCCGAATACCACGCGGCGGCAATCCGCTTCGCCGCCGACAGGCTCGGTTAG
- a CDS encoding CaiB/BaiF CoA transferase family protein: MTDVLAGYRVVELASWTFVPSAGAVLADWGADVIKIEHPETGDPQRGLISSGLVPGDKGVNHFIEQPNRGKRSIGLDTSTPEGLQVLMKLVETADVFLTNLLPESRRRMGVDVEHVRARNPKIIYARGHGYGPKGDAADRGGYDLASYWARGGIGDAYAPHDGGYPPFQRAAFGDLYGGLAIAAGITAALLKRERTGEPSVVDVSLLNAAIWQLGMDIVGAGVLGADLPKFPLTQMPNPAVNLYRTRDGRYLAFVLLQGDRFWADFCTRLGRPDLITDERYVDSAARFVNREQCITELREIFAAQDLAHWEKAFEGFDGVWDVVRTAREVHDDPQVIANGYLPRTVDANDNEFALAASPVQFDETPLRLTRAPGHGEHTDDLLGELGYPPDDIIDLKVKNVVL, translated from the coding sequence GTGACCGACGTTCTTGCTGGGTATCGCGTCGTTGAGCTGGCGTCGTGGACATTCGTTCCGTCCGCCGGCGCGGTACTGGCCGACTGGGGTGCCGATGTCATCAAGATCGAGCACCCGGAGACCGGCGACCCGCAACGGGGGCTGATCAGCAGCGGCCTGGTGCCCGGCGACAAGGGCGTCAACCACTTCATCGAGCAGCCCAACCGTGGCAAGCGCAGCATCGGGCTGGACACCTCGACGCCGGAGGGGCTGCAGGTGCTGATGAAGCTGGTCGAGACCGCCGACGTGTTCCTGACCAACCTGCTGCCCGAATCGCGCCGGCGCATGGGCGTCGACGTCGAGCACGTGCGGGCGCGCAACCCGAAGATCATCTACGCCCGCGGCCACGGCTACGGACCCAAGGGCGACGCGGCCGACCGGGGCGGCTACGACCTGGCCTCCTACTGGGCCCGCGGCGGTATCGGTGACGCCTACGCCCCGCACGACGGCGGCTATCCGCCCTTCCAGCGCGCCGCGTTCGGGGACCTCTACGGAGGTCTGGCGATCGCCGCCGGCATCACCGCGGCCCTGCTCAAACGCGAACGCACCGGTGAACCGTCGGTGGTCGACGTATCGTTGCTCAACGCCGCGATCTGGCAGCTCGGGATGGACATCGTCGGCGCCGGTGTCCTCGGCGCCGATCTGCCCAAGTTCCCGCTGACCCAGATGCCCAACCCGGCGGTCAACCTGTACCGGACCCGTGACGGGCGCTATCTGGCGTTCGTGCTGCTGCAGGGCGACCGGTTCTGGGCCGACTTCTGCACCCGGCTGGGCCGACCGGACCTGATCACCGACGAGCGCTACGTCGACTCGGCCGCCCGGTTCGTCAACCGCGAGCAGTGCATCACCGAGCTGCGCGAGATCTTCGCCGCGCAGGATCTCGCGCACTGGGAGAAGGCCTTCGAGGGGTTCGACGGGGTGTGGGACGTGGTGCGCACCGCCCGTGAGGTGCACGACGACCCACAGGTCATCGCCAACGGCTACCTGCCGCGCACCGTCGACGCCAACGACAACGAGTTCGCGCTGGCGGCCAGCCCGGTCCAGTTCGACGAGACCCCGCTGCGGCTGACCCGCGCGCCCGGCCACGGCGAGCACACCGACGACCTGCTCGGCGAACTCGGCTACCCGCCGGACGACATCATCGATCTGAAGGTGAAAAACGTTGTTCTGTAA
- a CDS encoding acyl-CoA dehydrogenase family protein, protein MTGNEDWRPRLQRLLEDYKQRPRPKGDRIEAARAWHAELVDNGLAAPGWPKSVGGLELSLEDQLDYYRMMTAAGAPPHPCPLSFIVAPTLIMHGTQAQKDRFLRPLLRADEFWCQGFSEPGAGSDLASLSTRAVRDGDVYRVTGQKVWTTMADRADWMFALVRTGPAGRSADGISYLLIPMNSPGITVRPLRDISGAAHFAEVFFDDVAVPVENLVGEEGRGWDIMRTSLGHERATAFLADEFKYRNTVDRVVRLLVEQGLADDPLVRQDIARLESGVQTIAANSARALAAVLRGEDPGGVASVNRLVKSEFEQRLHALGLRALGPHGALGSRAENAVDNGRWSYGYLMSRATTIGAGTAEIQRNTIAEAVLGLPSHRGEKTRPPAVDPGDPLAPPEDEERELREVLAKALAGCVDVEALLDRNRPIDAWDRSAWNALVEFGLPGLAVDESLGGAGARPRLLYAAIEEAAKALTPAPLVPTVTAVALAQHANATDILRRITGGATAAVAIPVDDSGWSITNLPHWDGRHLRGEIPVAAGAPAAEVLLVAARGAEPVLLAVEPGAEGVTVSAVQPLDLTATVAAVRFDTEAATVLAAGELAEAALAAARRTAVLAVAADSVGVAARAVAMAVQWAGEREQFGRKIGSFQAISHRCADMAVALEGARSQVLAAAEADSDPLVDLAAAEAFDAAVGAAEANIQIHGGIGFTWEHPAHLLLRRARANAVLVGRAEALRDRAARHILQARKEN, encoded by the coding sequence GTGACCGGCAACGAGGACTGGCGGCCCCGCCTGCAGCGGCTGCTGGAGGACTACAAACAGCGACCCCGGCCGAAGGGCGACCGCATCGAGGCGGCCCGCGCCTGGCACGCCGAATTGGTCGACAACGGGCTGGCCGCTCCAGGATGGCCCAAATCGGTTGGCGGGCTTGAGCTCTCGCTGGAGGATCAGCTCGACTACTACCGGATGATGACCGCGGCCGGTGCGCCGCCGCATCCCTGCCCGCTGTCGTTCATCGTCGCGCCCACCCTGATCATGCACGGCACGCAGGCCCAGAAGGACCGCTTCCTGCGGCCTCTGCTGCGCGCCGACGAGTTCTGGTGCCAGGGCTTCTCCGAGCCGGGTGCGGGCAGCGATCTGGCGTCGCTGTCGACCCGGGCGGTCCGCGACGGCGACGTGTACCGGGTCACCGGCCAGAAGGTGTGGACGACGATGGCCGACCGCGCCGACTGGATGTTCGCCCTGGTGCGCACCGGGCCCGCCGGACGCAGCGCCGACGGCATCAGCTACCTGCTGATCCCGATGAACAGCCCCGGCATCACCGTGCGGCCGCTGCGCGACATCAGCGGCGCCGCGCATTTCGCCGAGGTGTTCTTCGACGACGTCGCGGTGCCGGTGGAGAACCTGGTGGGCGAGGAGGGCCGCGGCTGGGACATCATGCGCACCTCGCTGGGGCACGAACGCGCGACGGCCTTCCTGGCCGACGAGTTCAAGTACCGCAACACCGTCGACCGCGTCGTGCGACTGCTCGTCGAGCAGGGACTGGCCGACGATCCGCTGGTGCGCCAGGACATCGCCCGTCTGGAGTCCGGTGTGCAGACCATCGCCGCCAACAGTGCGCGGGCGCTGGCGGCGGTGCTGCGCGGCGAGGACCCGGGCGGGGTCGCCTCGGTGAACCGGCTGGTCAAATCCGAGTTCGAACAGCGGCTGCACGCGCTGGGGTTGCGTGCGCTGGGTCCGCACGGCGCGCTCGGCAGCCGCGCCGAGAACGCCGTCGACAACGGCCGGTGGAGCTACGGGTACCTGATGAGCCGGGCCACCACGATCGGCGCGGGAACCGCGGAGATCCAACGCAACACGATCGCCGAGGCGGTGCTCGGGCTGCCGTCGCATCGCGGTGAGAAGACCCGCCCGCCGGCCGTCGACCCGGGTGATCCGCTCGCCCCGCCGGAAGACGAGGAGCGTGAACTGCGCGAGGTGCTGGCCAAGGCGCTGGCCGGCTGTGTGGACGTCGAGGCGCTGCTGGACCGCAACCGCCCGATCGACGCCTGGGACCGGTCGGCGTGGAACGCGCTGGTCGAATTCGGCCTGCCCGGGCTGGCGGTCGACGAATCGCTGGGCGGCGCGGGGGCTCGGCCGCGGCTGCTCTACGCCGCGATCGAGGAGGCCGCCAAGGCGCTGACCCCCGCACCCCTGGTGCCGACCGTCACCGCTGTGGCGCTCGCGCAGCACGCGAACGCCACCGACATACTGCGCCGGATCACCGGCGGGGCGACCGCCGCGGTCGCGATCCCGGTGGACGACTCCGGCTGGAGCATCACGAATCTGCCCCACTGGGACGGCCGGCACCTCCGCGGTGAGATCCCGGTGGCGGCCGGCGCACCGGCCGCCGAGGTGCTGCTGGTCGCGGCCCGCGGCGCCGAACCGGTGCTGCTCGCGGTCGAACCCGGCGCCGAAGGGGTGACCGTGTCCGCGGTGCAGCCGCTGGATCTCACCGCCACCGTGGCCGCGGTCCGGTTCGACACGGAAGCCGCCACGGTGCTGGCCGCGGGGGAGCTCGCCGAGGCCGCGCTGGCGGCCGCCCGGCGCACCGCGGTGCTGGCCGTCGCCGCCGACTCGGTCGGGGTGGCGGCACGCGCCGTGGCGATGGCCGTGCAGTGGGCCGGCGAGCGTGAACAGTTCGGCCGAAAGATCGGTTCGTTCCAGGCGATCTCGCATCGCTGCGCGGATATGGCCGTGGCGCTGGAGGGCGCACGCAGTCAGGTCCTGGCGGCCGCCGAGGCCGACAGCGATCCGCTGGTCGACCTCGCCGCCGCCGAGGCGTTCGACGCGGCGGTCGGCGCTGCCGAGGCCAACATCCAGATCCACGGCGGGATCGGCTTCACCTGGGAACACCCCGCACACCTGTTGCTGCGCCGGGCCCGGGCCAACGCGGTGCTCGTCGGGCGCGCCGAGGCGCTGCGCGACCGGGCGGCCAGGCACATCCTGCAGGCACGGAAGGAGAACTAG
- a CDS encoding acyl-CoA dehydrogenase family protein, which translates to MEYGMGAHLDEFRAEVRRFIAENAPDIPPRAGVRSAADEHEDRLLSEWTARLFEAGYIGADWPEEYGGRPGWTEEHSIIVGEELARARVPGLSSGCVLASHALIRFGTDAQKQRHLPAIRAGREKWCQLFSEPEAGSDLASLRTRAVRDGEVYRVTGQKVWTTDGHWAQFGYLLARTDPDAPKHKGISAFILDMSTPGVTVRPLRELTGTSDFNEVFFDNVEVPAENMIGAPGQGWMIANVSLAHERSNVGAIVVRLRMGLEALTDLARRIRIDGRPAIESDRVREALGRFAAEIEALSALTYANITRFTRGTERPHDAAMAKLMFSELNLEMTTFAVDLAGEDGVLAEDDPNVPDGGRWQDEWLYARAFTIAGGSSEIMRNLIAERGLGLPR; encoded by the coding sequence GTGGAATACGGTATGGGCGCACATCTCGACGAGTTCCGCGCGGAGGTCCGGCGGTTCATCGCCGAGAACGCGCCGGACATCCCGCCCCGCGCCGGGGTGCGCAGCGCCGCCGACGAACACGAGGACCGGCTGCTCAGCGAGTGGACCGCGCGCCTGTTCGAGGCGGGGTACATCGGTGCGGACTGGCCGGAGGAGTACGGCGGGCGCCCCGGCTGGACCGAGGAACACAGCATCATCGTCGGGGAGGAACTGGCCCGGGCCCGGGTGCCCGGCCTGTCCAGTGGCTGTGTGCTGGCGTCTCACGCCCTGATCAGATTCGGCACCGACGCGCAGAAACAACGGCACCTGCCGGCCATCCGCGCCGGGCGCGAGAAGTGGTGTCAGCTGTTCAGCGAACCCGAGGCGGGCAGCGACCTGGCGTCCCTGCGCACCCGCGCGGTGCGCGACGGTGAGGTGTACCGGGTCACCGGCCAGAAGGTGTGGACGACCGACGGCCACTGGGCGCAGTTCGGTTACCTGTTGGCGCGCACCGATCCCGACGCCCCCAAACATAAGGGCATCAGCGCGTTCATCCTCGACATGTCGACTCCGGGGGTGACGGTGCGCCCATTGCGGGAGCTGACCGGCACCTCGGACTTCAACGAGGTGTTCTTCGACAATGTCGAGGTTCCGGCCGAGAACATGATCGGCGCACCCGGCCAGGGCTGGATGATCGCCAACGTGTCGCTGGCCCATGAACGCAGCAACGTCGGTGCGATCGTGGTGCGGTTGCGGATGGGGCTGGAGGCGCTGACCGACCTGGCCCGCCGGATCCGGATCGACGGGCGCCCGGCGATCGAAAGCGACCGGGTGCGCGAGGCGCTGGGCAGGTTCGCCGCCGAGATCGAGGCGCTCTCCGCGCTCACCTACGCCAACATCACCCGCTTCACCCGCGGCACCGAGCGTCCGCACGACGCCGCGATGGCCAAGCTGATGTTCAGCGAGCTCAACCTCGAAATGACTACGTTCGCGGTGGATCTCGCGGGCGAGGACGGCGTGCTGGCCGAGGACGACCCGAACGTCCCCGACGGTGGCCGCTGGCAGGACGAATGGCTCTACGCCCGCGCGTTCACCATCGCCGGGGGCAGTTCGGAGATCATGCGCAACCTGATCGCCGAGCGGGGTCTGGGATTACCCCGCTAG
- a CDS encoding acyl-CoA dehydrogenase: protein MDFGISPEQEQLAAAERTWLQRHDPIARVRATLDHAPVTVDPAAVEHAAQSGLLALLTEDMGGSHVDLAVLGEEHGRAASSLPLADAAVAAAVLDRLGVDVGDDELWGLTRTAGELGSPVPMAADLAGVLAVEHTGDAETAIVLRRPELVPMSTLDLTRSWSRPKLNDTGAQRIPLPTGTVAAVRDALAVHRAIDALGAAARLVDMTVEYAGQRHQFGVPIGSFQAVKHHCANMTLRVEAGRSVLWAAALALDTDGPERSRTASAAAAYAKAAATEVAGLALQVHGGIGFTWEHDLHLLLRRIKVDAAMDGTVTEHRAALVA, encoded by the coding sequence ATGGATTTCGGCATCAGCCCCGAACAGGAGCAACTCGCCGCCGCCGAGCGGACCTGGTTGCAGCGCCACGATCCGATCGCCCGGGTACGCGCCACGCTCGACCACGCCCCGGTGACGGTGGATCCGGCCGCGGTCGAACACGCCGCACAGTCGGGTCTGCTGGCGCTGCTCACCGAGGACATGGGCGGTTCGCACGTCGATCTGGCCGTGCTCGGCGAGGAGCACGGCCGCGCGGCGAGCTCGCTGCCGCTGGCCGACGCCGCCGTCGCGGCCGCGGTGCTGGACCGGCTGGGGGTGGACGTCGGCGACGATGAACTGTGGGGGCTGACCCGCACCGCCGGCGAACTCGGCAGCCCGGTGCCGATGGCCGCCGACCTGGCCGGGGTGCTGGCGGTGGAGCACACCGGTGACGCCGAGACCGCGATCGTGTTGCGCCGCCCGGAGCTGGTGCCCATGTCGACGCTGGACCTGACCCGGTCGTGGTCCCGACCGAAGCTCAACGACACCGGGGCGCAACGTATTCCGCTGCCCACCGGCACGGTGGCCGCGGTGCGCGACGCGCTTGCGGTGCACCGTGCGATCGATGCGCTCGGCGCCGCGGCGCGGCTGGTGGACATGACGGTCGAATACGCCGGGCAGCGCCACCAGTTCGGGGTCCCGATCGGCTCCTTCCAGGCGGTCAAACACCACTGCGCCAACATGACGCTGCGGGTCGAGGCCGGCCGGTCGGTGCTGTGGGCGGCCGCACTGGCGCTCGACACCGACGGTCCCGAGCGGTCGCGCACCGCCTCGGCGGCCGCGGCGTACGCCAAGGCGGCAGCCACCGAGGTGGCCGGCCTGGCGCTGCAGGTGCACGGCGGGATCGGCTTCACCTGGGAACATGACCTGCATCTGCTGCTCCGTCGGATCAAGGTCGACGCCGCGATGGACGGCACCGTCACCGAACACCGCGCCGCGCTGGTCGCCTAG